Proteins co-encoded in one Mycobacterium mantenii genomic window:
- a CDS encoding chemotaxis protein CheB encodes MVIQTAEVGDLRGVVAIGASAGGVEALSNLAAGLSSDVPYAYLMVLHVPAGAPSILARIIDRSGPLPAVAARNGMPLEPGHIYVGVPDRHLLVADHRVLLSQGPTENGHRPAINALFRSVALTFGSRGIGVLLSGVLDDGVLGMAAIRSCGGTTIGQSPEDALFPALPTNAVDAGVVDRQAAAADVGAVLKELSHREIEDPEVERDAAMELENRIAMTSRFSTDFDTQRLGEPSGYTCPDCNGSLVSIGENNFRCHVGHAWTADALLSARDDEVEGALCVALRSLREKARLARELAGRTEPGLLFRRYTSIAQETEQTLTVLSDRLSATAPPRGEPDG; translated from the coding sequence GTGGTGATCCAAACGGCAGAAGTCGGCGACCTTCGTGGCGTGGTAGCCATCGGTGCGTCGGCAGGCGGCGTCGAGGCGCTGTCGAATCTTGCCGCCGGGTTGTCGTCGGACGTGCCGTACGCCTATTTGATGGTGCTGCACGTGCCCGCCGGTGCGCCCAGCATCCTGGCTCGCATCATCGATCGCAGTGGTCCGCTGCCCGCGGTTGCCGCCCGAAACGGCATGCCGCTCGAACCCGGACATATCTACGTCGGTGTCCCGGACCGCCATCTGCTGGTCGCCGATCATCGCGTGCTGTTGTCGCAGGGGCCGACCGAGAACGGGCACCGGCCCGCGATCAACGCGTTGTTCCGATCGGTGGCATTGACTTTTGGCAGCCGCGGGATCGGCGTACTGCTCTCCGGCGTGCTGGACGACGGCGTGCTGGGCATGGCCGCGATCCGCTCGTGCGGGGGGACCACCATCGGCCAGTCACCCGAGGACGCGTTGTTCCCGGCGTTGCCCACCAATGCCGTCGACGCGGGCGTGGTGGATCGGCAGGCCGCGGCGGCCGACGTCGGCGCGGTCCTCAAAGAGTTGTCGCATCGAGAGATTGAGGATCCTGAAGTGGAGCGCGACGCCGCGATGGAACTGGAGAACCGCATCGCCATGACCTCGAGGTTCTCGACTGACTTCGACACCCAACGACTGGGCGAACCGTCCGGCTATACCTGCCCGGATTGCAACGGCTCGCTGGTGTCCATCGGCGAAAACAATTTTCGCTGCCACGTGGGCCATGCCTGGACGGCCGACGCCCTGCTCAGCGCCCGCGACGACGAGGTCGAGGGGGCGTTGTGCGTGGCGCTGCGCAGCCTGCGGGAAAAGGCCAGACTGGCCCGGGAGCTGGCCGGCAGAACCGAGCCCGGCCTGCTCTTTCGGCGCTACACCTCGATTGCCCAAGAGACCGAGCAGACGCTGACGGTGCTCAGCGACCGGTTGTCCGCCACCGCCCCTCCCAGGGGTGAGCCCGATGGATGA
- a CDS encoding STAS domain-containing protein: MDELDPAVVIDLETDRAVPILTVRGVLDSSTYRTVRDTVIKVAIDEPRAVIVDIDRLHAPSSSAWTVFTSARWHVSVWPDVPILLVCAQPQVRREIAAAGITRYVPVHSIRDLALDAVQNQSLQVRRRARTDLARNISSLDVARGVIADWLTQWDIREVIPVAETVATVLLENVLDHTESAPVLIVESYQDGVTVAVEDNSSRLPGRHEDADRGADVVSGLAIVSALCRVWGATPTSSGKTVWGLVGRENRF, from the coding sequence ATGGATGAGCTCGATCCCGCTGTCGTGATCGACCTGGAAACGGATCGGGCCGTGCCGATTCTGACCGTGCGGGGCGTGCTCGACAGCTCGACCTATCGAACCGTCCGCGACACCGTCATCAAGGTCGCGATCGACGAGCCCCGCGCGGTGATCGTCGATATCGACCGTCTGCACGCGCCATCCAGCTCGGCCTGGACGGTATTCACCAGCGCGCGCTGGCATGTCAGTGTGTGGCCCGACGTGCCCATCCTGTTGGTGTGCGCCCAGCCGCAGGTGCGGCGCGAAATCGCCGCGGCCGGCATCACCCGATACGTGCCGGTCCATTCCATCCGGGACCTTGCGCTGGATGCCGTGCAAAACCAATCGCTGCAGGTCCGTCGGCGGGCACGCACCGACCTTGCGCGAAACATCAGCAGCCTGGACGTCGCGCGCGGTGTGATCGCCGACTGGCTCACCCAGTGGGACATCCGGGAGGTGATCCCGGTTGCGGAGACGGTGGCGACCGTGTTACTCGAGAACGTGCTCGACCACACCGAGAGCGCACCGGTGCTGATCGTCGAGAGCTATCAAGACGGTGTCACGGTCGCGGTCGAGGACAACAGCTCTCGTCTGCCGGGCCGGCACGAGGACGCCGACCGCGGCGCTGACGTCGTTTCCGGGTTGGCCATCGTGTCCGCGCTGTGCCGGGTGTGGGGCGCCACTCCCACGTCGTCGGGTAAAACGGTGTGGGGATTGGTCGGGCGGGAAAACCGGTTCTGA
- a CDS encoding CheR family methyltransferase, giving the protein MDVTTDEAFEALLRYMRDSRGFDFTGYKRTSLMRRVRHRMDQAGYATFEEYLDFLQASSDEFTALFNTILINVTSFFRDPDAWDFVRTEVIPRLLAERGPDDPIRVWSAGCASGQEAYTLAMLLAEALGFDGFRQRVKIYATDVDEDALTEARGATYDAKAVESVPPDLLARYFEQVNGRYSFHKDLRRAVIFGRNDLVKDAPISRVDLLVCRNTLMYLNAETQRSVLARLHFALAPQGILFLGHAEMLVSHGDRFTPLNLKHRIFRKAAGSHGGVDRYDPNSVFYERHADLPGLTTVRDLAFRASPVAQIVVSGEDTVAMINQQAESIFGLSVRDIGRLLRDLEISYRPVELRAYLEQAKVERRSARIQDVKWQRPGAETVWFEIHVNPLVDAENGLLGVSIVFFDVTATRALLDKVVQTNRQLEAAYEELQSTNEELETTNEELQSTVEELETTNEELQSTNEELETMNEELHSTNDELHTINDMLRDRSMELDDAKNFLDSLTDSIDMGLMVVDREMKVILWNRRCEELWGLRADETTGSRLTALDIGLPLDGVRPLIGNAFVDPESSGEVTVDAVNRRGRPARVRIRCTSFRSSEGTVAGALLLLDVVD; this is encoded by the coding sequence ATGGACGTCACGACTGACGAGGCATTCGAGGCGCTGCTGCGCTATATGCGCGACTCCCGCGGCTTCGACTTCACCGGTTACAAGCGCACCTCCTTGATGCGCCGCGTCAGGCACCGGATGGATCAGGCGGGCTACGCCACGTTCGAGGAATACCTCGACTTCCTGCAGGCCAGTTCGGATGAATTCACCGCACTCTTCAACACCATCCTGATCAACGTCACCTCATTCTTCCGCGACCCGGACGCCTGGGATTTCGTCAGGACCGAGGTCATTCCGCGGCTGCTGGCCGAGCGTGGGCCCGACGATCCGATCCGGGTGTGGAGCGCCGGCTGCGCCTCGGGGCAGGAGGCCTACACGCTGGCCATGCTGCTGGCCGAGGCGCTGGGCTTCGACGGGTTCCGGCAGCGGGTCAAGATCTACGCCACTGATGTCGACGAGGACGCGCTCACCGAGGCGCGCGGCGCCACCTACGATGCCAAGGCGGTCGAATCCGTACCGCCGGACCTGTTGGCGCGCTACTTCGAACAGGTCAACGGCCGCTACAGTTTTCACAAAGACCTGCGGCGCGCGGTGATCTTCGGCCGCAACGACCTGGTCAAGGACGCGCCGATCTCGCGCGTCGATCTGCTGGTATGCCGCAACACCCTGATGTACCTCAACGCGGAGACGCAGCGAAGCGTGTTGGCGCGCCTGCATTTTGCGCTTGCGCCACAGGGGATCCTGTTCCTCGGTCACGCCGAGATGCTGGTGAGCCACGGCGACCGGTTCACGCCGCTGAACCTCAAACACCGAATCTTCCGCAAGGCGGCCGGGTCCCACGGCGGCGTGGATCGCTACGACCCGAATAGCGTGTTCTACGAACGCCACGCCGACCTGCCCGGCCTGACGACGGTGCGCGATCTGGCTTTCCGGGCCAGCCCGGTGGCGCAGATCGTGGTGTCCGGCGAGGACACCGTCGCGATGATCAACCAGCAGGCGGAGAGCATCTTCGGGCTCTCGGTGCGCGACATCGGCCGGCTGCTGCGCGATCTCGAGATCTCCTACCGCCCCGTCGAGCTGCGCGCCTACCTGGAGCAGGCCAAGGTGGAGCGGCGCTCCGCGCGGATCCAGGACGTCAAATGGCAGCGGCCGGGTGCCGAGACGGTGTGGTTCGAGATCCACGTGAACCCGCTCGTCGACGCCGAGAACGGTCTGCTCGGCGTGTCGATCGTCTTCTTCGACGTCACCGCGACGCGCGCGCTGCTGGACAAGGTCGTCCAGACCAACCGCCAGCTGGAGGCGGCCTACGAAGAGCTGCAATCCACGAACGAAGAACTCGAAACCACCAACGAAGAACTGCAATCCACGGTGGAGGAGCTCGAGACCACGAATGAGGAACTGCAGTCCACCAACGAAGAACTCGAAACCATGAACGAGGAGCTGCATTCCACCAACGATGAACTGCACACCATCAATGACATGCTGCGCGATCGCAGCATGGAACTGGACGACGCGAAGAACTTCCTGGACTCGCTGACCGACTCGATCGACATGGGCCTGATGGTGGTCGACCGGGAGATGAAGGTGATCCTGTGGAACCGGCGTTGCGAAGAGCTCTGGGGGCTGCGGGCCGACGAAACGACCGGGTCGCGCCTGACCGCATTGGACATCGGCCTGCCGCTGGACGGCGTGCGGCCATTGATCGGCAACGCCTTCGTCGACCCCGAAAGCTCCGGTGAAGTGACGGTGGACGCTGTCAACCGGCGAGGCCGCCCAGCCCGGGTGCGGATCAGGTGCACGTCGTTCCGTTCGAGTGAGGGGACGGTGGCCGGGGCGCTGCTGCTGCTGGACGTCGTGGATTAG
- a CDS encoding chemotaxis protein CheB, with amino-acid sequence MATDGHGPGVQLVALLASAGGLEALSTVLRDLPPDFPAAVVVQQHLGGHYSLLPAILSRQTGRSVAWAQDGSVLASGQVVVCPPGMLLQLTSEGRCRLHQAPAHRAQVFDGLLASIASSYGPKSVAVVLSGSGHDGAAGTAAMKRAGAVVIAESPETAQYSSMPIAAARAGADLVLRIDEIGAVLAGIVAGAPLPEPRESLAPVPTGDGDAAVAASDMFGQLSPKYRTNSAEARGELARLRGAELERRRQELSVGFGATRETVAAAQRKAEESRYRAQLAHQAAEEASTRRDRHVSRRETAGD; translated from the coding sequence ATGGCGACTGACGGGCACGGGCCGGGCGTTCAGTTGGTGGCCCTGCTGGCGTCGGCGGGTGGCCTGGAGGCCCTGTCGACCGTGTTGCGGGATCTGCCCCCGGACTTTCCGGCCGCAGTCGTCGTGCAGCAGCACCTGGGCGGTCATTACAGCCTGCTTCCCGCCATTCTGAGCAGGCAGACGGGACGCTCGGTCGCTTGGGCGCAGGACGGAAGCGTGCTGGCATCCGGACAGGTCGTCGTATGTCCCCCCGGGATGCTGCTGCAACTGACTTCGGAGGGACGCTGTCGCCTGCACCAGGCCCCGGCGCATCGGGCGCAGGTGTTCGACGGGCTGTTGGCTTCCATCGCCAGCTCGTACGGGCCAAAAAGCGTTGCCGTGGTGCTTTCGGGTTCCGGGCACGACGGCGCGGCGGGCACCGCCGCGATGAAGCGGGCCGGCGCCGTCGTCATCGCCGAAAGCCCGGAGACCGCCCAATACTCGTCGATGCCGATCGCGGCCGCCCGCGCCGGCGCCGATCTGGTGTTGCGAATCGACGAGATCGGCGCCGTCCTGGCGGGCATTGTCGCAGGGGCGCCACTCCCCGAGCCGCGGGAGTCGCTGGCACCCGTTCCGACGGGCGACGGTGATGCCGCCGTCGCTGCGTCCGACATGTTCGGCCAGCTGTCGCCGAAATATCGGACCAACAGCGCCGAGGCGCGGGGCGAACTCGCCCGCCTGCGTGGGGCCGAACTCGAACGCCGGCGCCAGGAGCTGAGCGTGGGATTCGGCGCCACGCGAGAGACGGTGGCGGCGGCACAACGCAAAGCCGAGGAGTCGCGCTACCGCGCGCAACTGGCGCATCAGGCGGCCGAGGAAGCATCCACGCGGCGAGACCGGCACGTCTCGCGCCGCGAGACCGCCGGCGACTAA